The Ipomoea triloba cultivar NCNSP0323 chromosome 13, ASM357664v1 genomic interval GTGATGAATGAAAAGATGACAAATTTGCAAGATCATTTAATCTGACTAATAATTGAAACACACCTATAGTAGATTAGTAGCAATCTAACAAAGAGGGATGTTAATCCTTCTGTGAATCCATTTTCCTTTTTGAAACTTTAgtactttaaaagaaaaatattactatatatattaaacaaatataaaacaaGTGGAATGTGTGGTGTAGTAGTAGAGTGTCCTTTATTTAGATAAGAGGTTTTTGGTTCAAAACCTTGCTTCGTTTTGGGGtgaattttatagttttatgcCACATCACAAAATTGTGACATGACAATTCCAACGCCATGTGGATagacttaacggaaaaaataaaCAGTGTTAAGTATTGTCCTACTTTAACCGTACTTTtaacataataaaaatgtactttatattcatggtccacacagctatgtggactatagtccacacaataatttgcctatataTGACTTATGGGCCCCCTATAGAGATGGTTCCTGAGCAGGTGCCCATGCTGCCCCCTTTGGGCCGTCCCTGAAAATGGATGTAGGAGTTTGTTCATCCAGGTGATCAATCAAAGTCCTGTGTGTCTTAGTAGGGGCTTGGAAAGATCATTTCATCACAATCAAGAAGTGAGCAATTAGAGCAAGGAAATAAAGTCACATATTATAACACTACAAGATGTGTTAGCTAGAGAGGGAGATATTGATAGGACTTTTTCTTAaacagctttttttttttctttttcacagAACACTTAATTCTATTTGAATTGGGGCATAATGATTGATAAGTGCCTTTGAAGCTGTAACTTTTAGAAGAGGAGAGTGCAAAAATTTTACTCTCAAAATCTTCATTCCTCTCACAATTCACCAGTTTGGTGACTGTCTTCTGTAGTTCTATTTTCACTAATAAAAACTATATGATCATCATCTCTGATCAACTCTATATCTTCTATTTCTGCTCCCTCTTTGCTCACAACTTTAGCAGGCAAGAATCCATACTTCTTAACACCAATTTGGAGCAGTTCATGGAAGGTTTTAGGGAGCGATACAACCTTCCCCGCAACATCTCCTCTCTCGGGGCAACTAACAATCACTCTAGCTGCATATGTCTGTTCAGTGGCAGCAGGTGTATCCTCTTTCACAGAATAAAGCAAGGGTTGGTCCCCGTTTTGAGCAGCCGACATTATTCCAAACAACGAGTTGTGGAAGTTGTTAGTCCTGCGCCTAGGGCGCGACGATCGCCCCCAGGATCCGTCTGTTGTTGGAAAAGGGGACGAGTGTGAGGCCGGGAGGATTGTTGGCTCACTTTTGAACCTCCCAAGAAAGCGAACCCCAGGCCGGTCTTCAGGAACTGTTGTTGCATGGGGTTGAGCCGCCTTGGCCTCTTTATGGGATTCAAACAGTGCTGTGATTTCTTCATGCCCTTGCTGCTCAGATAGGTCCCTTGGAGTCCACCCATAGCTATCTGCTTTGTAGATATCAGCCCCTTGGGCTAACAAGTACTTCACTATCTCCACGTTGCCTTCACATACAGCGACATGGAGGGCTGTCGAACCATTGCTTCTGGGGAGCGTTACATCCCCACCGCGACGAAGAATCTCTCTGAGTAGTTCCAGGTTGTTCTGCTCGGCTGCAGTGCAGGAGAATTGACCTACATCACCTGAGGATAATTTAGCGCCGTTGTCTGCCAATAGCCTGGCTACTGATTCATGTTTTCCCAAGATGGCCTCCCACAGTGGCACACTCCCTTCAGAATCTGCAGGtgttgaaagaagaaaaaaatggttTGAAGTGTAAAATAAACACATTTTAAGCTGTTAAGAGtctcacattgaaaatataataaagaacATATATAGGTTTATAAGGCTATGGTTAGACTAAGAAATTGATTGGATTTAGTCTTTTAGTTTGGTTTTGGCCAATGTGCATTATAGCCGGGTATCAGAGTCTATTTGGTCCACTCGTGGTATTGGTGGCGTCCAAGCCAGCTTTTgccccaatcttagattataagaTAAGCAAAGAAAGTTAAAATATATACCTCTGCCTGTTGGGATCAGCTCCAAAGtccagaagaagaagaacacagTTTTCATATCCTTTAGCTGCTGCTATATGCTGATGTGGGCGAAACGAAAAggccaaaaagaaaaagcagaaaatgagaaaaaacaAACAATGTGTTTTAAAGaaaagcaattcacaaatcgaGTTGAGTTAACGCACAAGAGCTGTTCTCCCGTTGTTGTCGGATTCATTTGGATCAAGGCCACGCTTCAACAAGTGATGCAATAGCAGATCGTCTCCTCTGAGCGTCGCGAAGCAGAGGGTAAGAGGAAGGTCCATTCTTCCGCAGGCTAACATGTTCTCTGTCTCTAAGAGAACTCCTTCCATAATTGGATCCCTCATGTCCTTCAAATGCTGTTCAGATCAAGAGTAAATGAAACAGCTTACAACTTAAGACCATTTGGTTTAAAGATTATATTCTGCATTTTATCAAACTAAAACAAATGGACTGCAACTATAAACCTGAAGGAGATTGTTCATGATTATGGTTCCATCCCCAACATTAGCCTGAATAATATTCAGAAATGCAGTACGGTTCATACGCAGAAGCTGACTCAATCGCTTTGTACGGACTGTGAATAGCTGAGGCCTATAACAAAGTACACCAATCTCACCACAGAGATCACCCGCTTTCGCCTCCCCAACATGCTGCAATATCAACAGCAGTTTTAGTTCAAGTTCTTTAGcgtacaaaacaaaataaaaaaacgaTTTGAGTAAGCAGTTTCATGAAGTAATATGTTTAACAGTGAACATTTCACATCAGACTTGCCTGTTCCGCGCCATTTTTATAGACCAGAAGGTAATTTCCACTTTAGACTAAATTCAACGACGAACTTTTCACGCAGCAGAATATAGAACTAAAATttaaggaagagaacaaatttTGTAAAGTGATAAATCTGATTCATATTGAAATGAACTAACTGAGCTGTTTTTATACAAGGGGAAGGTGGGAAAGCTAACAATCTAACAAACTATCATAACAGCCTTTCTAACTGACTTCTTAACTGAAAGTAGTTCAGCAATCAAACTTGTATATTCCCTGAAAGCCCCCCGCAAGCTGGATTGTATAGGTTGAACAATCCAAGCTTGGAGACATAGCTGAAGAAGGAGCCTGGACAGTGAGCCTTTGTAAGAACATCTGCCAACTGATTTTCAGATGAAATATGAAAGAGCTTGATGATTCCTTTGTGCAGTTTTTCTCTAACAAGATGGCAATCAATCTCTATATGCTTTGTTCTTTCATGAAACACAGGGTTTTCAGTGATGGCTATTGCAGACTTGCTATCACAATAAATAGCAGCTGGAACATTAGGATGTAAACCAAACTCAGCAAGTAGGTAGATCAACCATTGTACTTCACAGGTGGTTGCTGCCAAGGCTCTATATTCTGCTTCTGAGGAAGATCTGGATATGGTAGGTTGTTTCTTGGACTTCCAAGATATCAGGGCTTGACCAAGAAAAATGCAAAATCCTGTAACAGACTTCCTGGAGTCAACACAAGCaccccagtcagaatcagaaaagGCCTTTAGTTGAAGATCAGATGAAGTTGGGAAGAATAACCCTTGTCCTGGAGCATTTTTAATGTATCTTAGAACTCTGTGGGCTGCTTGTAAATGTAGATGTGTAGGTTTATCCAAGAATTGAGACAACTGTTGTGTAGCAAAACTTATGTCAGGCCTTGTAATATTTAAGTATAAAAGTTTTCCAATAAGCCTTCTATACTGAGTATTATCTTCCAAAACATCACCTTCATTTCTGCTTAGCTTGTGTGAAGGGACTGTAGGGCTATGAACAGGTTTTGAGTCCATGAATCCTGCCTCATCAAGCAACTCTAGGGCATATTTTCTTTGAGATATTGCAATGCCCTTTTTCTGCAAGTACTTCAAGGGTCCCAAGTCTTTGATCTGAAACTGATCATTTAGTTGAGTTTTGATCTGTTGAACCAGGTTTAGATCAGCACTAGCCACCACtatatcatctacataaacTAGTAGGGCTACAAATGATGACCCTTCCCCTTTAGTAAATAAAGAATTGTCAGGAACAGACTGCTTAAACCCCATACTTAACAATGCAACACACAGTTTGATGTTCCACTGTCTACTTGCCTGTTTTAGGCCATACAAAGACTTGATCAGCCTGCATACTTGACCAGTTTTTCCTTCTTCACAACCAGGAGGAGGCTCCATGTAGACTTCCTCCTCAAGGTCCCCATGAAGAAATGCATTGTTCACATCCATTTGGTGGAGATGTCATTCCTTTGCTGCTGCAACTGCTAACAATGTTCTAATAGTGGTCATCTTGGCCACTGGACTGAAAGTGTCTAGGTAATCAATACCAAGAGTTTGTGTGTACCCCTTAGCCACAAGTCTTGCTTTATATCTTTCAACAGTGCCATCTGCCTTGTGTTTAATCTTGTACACCTATCTACATCCAATAGGTTTCTTGGATGGTGGCAGGTCCACCATCTCCCAAGTGTTGTTCCTCTTTAAAGCAGCAATCTCACTCTCCATAGCTTCCCTCCAACATTCATGCTTTATGGCCTCTTTGTAATTCTTTGGCTCACTGTGGCAAgtaatattcataacaaaagaGTAGAATGATGGTGAAAGCTTAGTGTAGTTTATGACCTTAGAGATGTCATGAGGAGAGGTTCTCATCACAGAGCTGTGGCATACATAGTCTCCCAAGTAAGCTGGAGTATGTTTTTGTCTAGTAGACCTCCTTATTGCTGGTTGTTGAGACTGTTCTGGTGAGGTACCATGTGGCTGCTCAGGAGACTGTGTTTGTTCAACTGCCTCATGAAGGGGTGGGCTATGTATTTGCTCATGACTGGTGGTAGTATGAGGAGGATCTTGTGACTCATTAGAGAGTTCTGTTGAGACATTAGCTGGAAGAATGACCTGGGAGAACTCCTTTTCTGAACTGACACCATGCTGAAATAGGAATGTATTCTCATAAAATATCACATCTCTGGACAAGAAAACCATCTTTGAATGCAGATCATACAGTTTATAGCCTTTAGTTCCATTAACAAAACCAAGAAAGATACATTTCTTAGCTCTAGCATCAAATTTTGACTTGGGACCCAATGTAGCAGCATAAGCCAAACAACCAAACACTTTCAAATGTTGATAATGTGGAACCTTTTGAAGCAGAACTTGATAGGGTATTTGGTTATTAATGGAAGCTGATGGCAGTCTATTTATGATGTAAGCTGCATGTAGTATACATTCACCCCAAAAATGCTCTGGCAAGTTGGCTTGGAACCTGAGAGCTCTAGCAGTAGTTAGGAGATGGCCATGCTTCCTTTCAACTCTACTGTTCTGTTGAGGAGTATATGTACAGGAGGTTTGATGCATAATTCCTTCttcattaaaaaattcatacataTCAAACTCAGGACCATTATCTGATCTTATGGTCTTGACATGGACTCCATATTGAGTCTTGACCATTTTGCAAAAACTTATGATTAGGTTTCTGACTTTAGATTTCTTTCTCATTAGGTGAACCCACACTGCCCTGCTGTGGTCATCAACCATGGTAAGGAAGTAATGATGACCATGGATGGTGGCAGTCTTATAAGGACCCCAAATGTCCATATGTAATAAATCAAAACAAGCATCAGCAATAGAAGTACTAGACTGAAATGGGAGTCTTTTTTGTTTTGCAAAATGACAACAGTCACATATCAAATTCTTATTCATTTGAATTGTTGAGTCCAACTCATGCAACAACTGAATTTTTGAGCATGAGGCATGTCCTAACCTAGCATGCCATAGGGTACACTTATTCAACTTTGAAACAATGTTATTTACAGAATTGGAATTAGTAGGAAAAATCAGGTGATATAGTCCATTCTGGAGTTCAGCCAGCCCAATCATCTTCCCATGAATAGCTCCCTGTATTATGCACTGATTAGTATGAAGCTTCATTGTGCAATTTGAGCTTTTAATGAGGGCTCCCACAGATATCAAATTATACTAAAATCCAGGAACATAGAGAACATTGTGCAGAACAAATTCCTTAGACAGATATACAGATCCAATGTAGGTTATGGCAACTTGTTCTCCATTAGGTAAACTAACATGCATGTTATGAACCATCTTTTGCTTTGTCAACAGATTCATACTACACACAACATGATGAGTAGCACCACTATCTAATATCCACTCATTTTCTCTGTAAACTGCTAGATTAGGGGATGACAGTGTACCTTCAGTTTGAGCACCTGGCATGAGATTGGCAGAAATGACATTAGTCTGAATTGGTTGATCCAGTGGTGTGGTCATGGACCCTTTTTCCCCATATGATCTTTGCATTTGGACAAACTCCATGAATTTCTTGAAGTCATTTTGAGTGAAAGATATATCTTCATTAGAACTTGGTTGCTGGACTGTCAAGGGACCCTGAGTGTGGTTGACAAAGCCCTGATTTCTTGGCTTTGGCTTCCAACCAGGTGGGTATCCATGTTTCTTGTAGCATTTATCCTATGTGTGTCCTGTGAAACCACAGAAAGTGCACACAGGTTTCTTGTTCCCACTTACAAACTTCTTGTAGTTCTGTTGAGGACCATTACCTGCCCTAGCCATCAAGACATTTCCAGTGATACCAACTTCACCAGCTTGATGTAGCTGACTAGCAAATCCTGTGGTACCAATGTGAAACTGTCTCTCCTGTTGTGCTATCATGGAGTAAGCATCACACACATCTGGAAGAGGTCTCATGAGCATGATTTGGTTTCTTGTACCAGCGTGTCTATCATGCAAACCAATGAGAAATATGGACAACTTATCCTTCTCAGTTTCCTCATTCAACTCATCAATCTTCTTCCCACAATTACACTTCACAATGCAATCGCAAGCTACAGAGGGTCTGAGAATTTGAAGTTCATCCCATAACAGCTTCTGTTGAGTGAAATATTCATTTAGAGAACTGTCACCTTGCTTCGTTTGATAAATCTCGCACTTGATTTCTGCTATTCAAAATAGATCTTGTTGGCTAAATCTGCGTTTCAGATTACTCCATATGCCATACGCAGTGTCGATCCAAAGAACACTGCGTCCAATCGTCGGAGATAGTGATCGGACAATCCAGGAGATCACCATGTCATTGCATCGTGTCCATACATCAAACCTCTGATCATCTGTAGACGGCTTGGTGATCGATCCATTAACAAATTTGAGTTTATTCTTGCATGACAACGCCATTGTCATAGCTCTTGCCCATGGATGGTAATTCGGACCTTTTAGCGGCGTATAGACCAGCGCCAATGCTGGACTCTCATTAGGATGCAGAAAGTAAGGATTTGACTGGGACTGTGGATCAAAAATTACCTCGCCTGTGTTTGATCCAATCGCCGGAGTCAAAGGAACAGAGGGAGCAGGTGCCGGATTTCCAGTTGCCGGAGTTGCTGCTGTATTATCAACGGGAGTTGATCTTGTGCCGATCGGAGGCCATGCCGCCATTGGAAAAGAGATCTTCAGGAAACCTTCTtcaaggctctgataccatttCACGCAGCACAATATAGAACTAAAATttaaggaagagaacaaatttTGTAAAGTGATAAATCTGATTCATATTGAAATGAACTAACTGAGCTGTTTTTATACAAGGGGAAGGTGGGAAAGCTAACAATCTAACAAACTATCATAATAGCCTTTCTAACTGACTTCTTAACTGAAAGTAGTTCAGCAATCAAACTTGTATATCCCCTGAAAGAACTTATAGGAAATAAACAGAAAACACTTGTGTGTGTATTAAATTAAGCCTCGCctggtcttcttcttcttattattattctgATTCTTCTGTGTCTGAATGCTGTGATTCATCATAGCAATTGGATCAATAATGGAAAACGGAACCAAGAACATGAAACCAGgtgagaaaaagaaatattaaacagATTTtgcaatgaaaataaacaaaagaatgCAAGAGAAACATATGGAACATACCCACATAGAATGCTGGTCAACAATATTGTAAGATACCGCCATCTCTTCTAGAGAAGTGACAATAGAAGGATGGCATTGCTTCAACTCAATTAACTGCAACCGGGGCTTTGTTGCAATTGTAGGAGGGATCTCTTTTAGAGAATAACAGCGTTTTAAGAATATGTACCGGAGCTTTGGGAAATGATTACTAGTATCGACCACCCATCGCTCAAGACTTCTGGCTTCAACCTCCAATTCTTGTAATTCAGGGAATCCTCCTTCAACCACTTCCCACACTTTGCCATAGAAAGCATTCTCTAATTCCAGCACCTTAAGCTTCAGTAACTGCCCAATTACTGTTAAAACCTTCACTGGAAAATTAGTCCCACTCAACATCaacttcttcaattttgcagGAAAACCAACCCGCTCTAAAAGGGTTATACTACCAATTGGAACCATAACGGTTAGACTCTCCAACCTCAATAAATCCTCATAATTCTCCAGAATGATGATAGGATTTCTGCAACCAGGCACTAAGACGTCTTTATACACAACTTTTAGTTTTCTTATGCTTGGAAACCTGCAATAATACACTTCTTTTTTCCGCAAATGAATTGGCATTGCACAAGCTAATGTTTGCAAATGCTCTTTCACCATGTTTGGAGGATCTATCATATACATGTCCCCAAGTTTGAGATGCCTTAAATGTTGCAGCTCCCAAATTTTGGATGGCAATAAATTGAGAGTCCGGGATTCAAGTGTTGATTTATCAATGCCAGAAACACTAAGTGTTTGTAAATTTGAATTACTTGATACTACATCCTCAAAACTCTCAAACCACTGTGGTATGGCAagatatctttaaaaaaataaattccttAAGGGAAATAATGACACTCTTTTGAGTATTAAAGATTCACtcaaatctaaaattcttaaatgTTTGAAAGGTATAAACCTTTCAAAACCTTCATGAAAGACGAAAAGGGAACGAGGGATATTTGAACTAAACAACACATGATAGTCCAAACTATGTGAGCGTAAACTTAACCAACGGCATGAATTTGCGAGTATGTCTAGTGGCCATCCAATACACTGTTGAGTATTAACTGCACATAAAAGTCCTTCTTTTTGAGCTTGTCGTACGCAAAAGCTATGCATGTCAATATGTATTGAACAattctttcttttcaaatcGTACTCATTGCCCATTCTGACTAGTCCTCTATTTCTAAGACCCCTTAAATACATGAGACATATATCTTCTAATGGCAGGCACCTTAGTGGTTTCACAAATCCTTCAGCAATCCATAACTTAATAAGTCTTTTCACATTGATTTTACTGTGTTTTGGAAAGaccacaaaatataaaaaacaaacttTTAAATGTTGTGGCAAACGATTGTAAATATCAGTAAGCTTACTTGATGAAAACAAATAGAGGGAGAGATGGGATTTCCGGGTTTTGGTGTTTAGTCTCCTAATGCCAAACTAAGGTGAAATATCATATTTGGGTAAGACAATTGTTTAAGATGCACTTAAAGAGGGGAATTACTCCCATAATTCCTACAAGACAAGGAATAGAATAAGCATCATAAACAACTACACTAAACACTCTTTCCCAAGATGTGCAAGCAAGATACAAATTATGGGTGCTCTAGATTATATCCTAACTCCCGTCAAGATACAAAATTAGCAAACGAAGCAAGCAATTGGATCCTTAATCACAAGCATCATCAACATTAAACACAATTGCATAATAAGTCATAAAcccaaatgtaaatataacattGAAATATAAAGAACAAAGGCAAATGATTCATCAACACgtttcacccaaaaatcccaaaatattTTAGCCAATCATGGCTGTAATAGAATTCAAAGGTCAAGTAATAAAGAGTTTACAAAGACTAGAAAGTAaatgaaaggaaaagaaattctcCCAAATCTAGCTTTCCAAGCTTTCCTTCTTCCTTCCTAAGCCTTCATATCTCCTTGACATGactatcttcttctccaagaatgGTGGATCCCTCCTTCACTCCATGGAAGAGACAACACCTTGCTCCCACTCCTATTTGCCTCCTAAAAACGCAGCTTAGCTCTAGGGTTTTGGGAAAAAGAGCCTTTTATAGTGGGATCAAAAATAGGGGCAAAGTAGGCAATTCCGCGCAGCAAAATTCTGGACTGTCacaggattctcgacgcgtcgagccttcgATATATTTTCGGAAATTCCTACGGCgatttctcgacgcgtcgagtctagagctcgacgcgtcgagcctggATGCTGGCTCAAATCTTCACGCCTTGAAGTATTTCGTCACGACGGGCGGGATTCCGGATGGGCaccaaatttaataataaatcatgtCTACACTAGAAAGCAAGGAAACATGAATTGGAGGCGacaatttaatacatttaagCTCCAAAGTTGATCTAAAACACTTggaaaaatatgcacaaatgAGATCATATCAATATccttaataatttcatatttcgATATGTTTAAGTAAAGGGATGAATAACA includes:
- the LOC116002366 gene encoding potassium channel AKT1-like; protein product: MDVNNAFLHGDLEEEVYMEPPPGCEEGKTGQVCRLIKSLYGLKQASRQWNIKLCVALLSMGFKQSVPDNSLFTKGEGSSFVALLVYVDDIVVASADLNLVQQIKTQLNDQFQIKDLGPLKYLQKKGIAISQRKYALELLDEAGFMDSKPVHSPTVPSHKLSRNEGDVLEDNTQYRRLIGKLLYLNITRPDISFATQQLSQFLDKPTHLHLQAAHRVLRYIKNAPGQGLFFPTSSDLQLKAFSDSDWGACVDSRKSVTGFCIFLGQALISWKSKKQPTISRSSSEAEYRALAATTCEVQWLIYLLAEFGLHPNVPAAIYCDSKSAIAITENPVFHERTKHIEIDCHLVREKLHKGIIKLFHISSENQLADVLTKAHCPGSFFSYVSKLGLFNLYNPACGGLSGNIQHVGEAKAGDLCGEIGVLCYRPQLFTVRTKRLSQLLRMNRTAFLNIIQANVGDGTIIMNNLLQHLKDMRDPIMEGVLLETENMLACGRMDLPLTLCFATLRGDDLLLHHLLKRGLDPNESDNNGRTALHIAAAKGYENCVLLLLDFGADPNRQDSEGSVPLWEAILGKHESVARLLADNGAKLSSGDVGQFSCTAAEQNNLELLREILRRGGDVTLPRSNGSTALHVAVCEGNVEIVKYLLAQGADIYKADSYGWTPRDLSEQQGHEEITALFESHKEAKAAQPHATTVPEDRPGVRFLGRFKSEPTILPASHSSPFPTTDGSWGRSSRPRRRTNNFHNSLFGIMSAAQNGDQPLLYSVKEDTPAATEQTYAARVIVSCPERGDVAGKVVSLPKTFHELLQIGVKKYGFLPAKVVSKEGAEIEDIELIRDDDHIVFISENRTTEDSHQTGEL